A single Halarcobacter anaerophilus DNA region contains:
- a CDS encoding synaptonemal complex protein 1 produces MIVSNNNNLLNILLPNDNKALKEVLKEADSKTLESLSKGSTSVGDILKNLFSDLKTGEKNLSTIENLLKNSNSFKELGNFSKSISTLLDKLDPSMEKFRPLLKAFSKDISNLDANKLKDLISKSGVFLEAKTLQQTSGNQNMPKSLENILIEIKNVLKDIPNLQSKNLTNLIDKMLQKSDSSQQLTNDLKTLTNGLQEVSKGLNNRQIDNLLNLANTLKNISSEGQLIESKIENFKPLQNSQNSQIQNQTILQNKQDLITKTIDTLFQLKNEISLNNNLPNKQNLLNQIDTLLQSKDLFLQNSSQTEVKNMLNQLSDLIQSKDFPSSNNLERFAMNLKNQSDEIINLENKLFQNQNIQAEKNSLTKEIQQTLFNLKNEILNLNTSDNKLINQIIDKLLNIQNLFSKVEIPFDMKSLQQTNLLNNFQSNFASNINNLIVNLKESIVNLNLEPQNLNLHNTIFKNIEKLETIAHNLLQPSNLIDKQTSQNSLHNDIKAVLLQMQGELQTKSDSDSVELSKQVDKMVTQIEYHQLLSITSNSNNVYLPFIWDMLDDGTISMKKLEEEKFYCEINLSLKEFGQTRLLLALYDKNKLDMTIYVSKESFKQTFRENLTKLKQALNSANLIPVDIKIIDMKRERQTGENKQNINPYGQNQDLNTGFNIRV; encoded by the coding sequence ATGATAGTTTCAAACAACAATAATTTATTAAATATATTATTGCCAAACGATAATAAAGCTTTAAAAGAGGTTTTAAAAGAGGCTGATTCTAAAACTTTAGAGAGTTTAAGCAAAGGTTCTACTTCTGTAGGTGATATTTTAAAGAATCTTTTCAGTGATTTAAAAACCGGAGAAAAAAATCTTTCAACTATAGAAAATCTTTTGAAAAACTCAAATTCATTTAAAGAGTTGGGAAACTTTTCAAAATCTATTTCAACTTTATTGGATAAACTTGATCCTTCAATGGAAAAATTCAGACCTCTTTTGAAAGCTTTTTCAAAAGATATTTCAAATCTTGATGCAAATAAATTAAAAGATTTAATTTCAAAATCGGGAGTATTTTTAGAAGCAAAAACACTTCAACAAACAAGCGGTAATCAAAACATGCCTAAAAGTTTGGAAAATATTTTGATTGAAATAAAAAACGTTTTAAAAGATATTCCGAACCTGCAAAGCAAAAATTTAACAAATCTTATTGATAAGATGCTTCAAAAAAGCGACTCTTCACAACAGCTTACAAATGATTTAAAAACATTAACAAACGGTCTGCAAGAAGTCTCAAAAGGCTTAAATAACAGACAAATAGATAATCTGTTAAATCTAGCGAATACTTTGAAGAATATCTCTTCAGAGGGGCAGTTAATAGAATCAAAAATAGAAAATTTCAAACCTCTTCAAAACAGTCAAAATTCTCAAATACAAAATCAAACTATTTTACAAAATAAGCAAGACTTGATAACAAAAACTATTGATACGCTTTTTCAACTAAAAAATGAGATCTCTTTAAATAACAATCTTCCAAATAAACAAAATCTTTTAAATCAGATTGATACTCTTTTACAATCAAAAGATCTGTTTTTACAAAACAGTTCCCAAACAGAAGTAAAAAATATGCTCAATCAACTCTCTGATTTGATTCAGTCAAAAGATTTTCCCTCTTCTAACAATCTGGAAAGATTTGCTATGAATCTAAAAAATCAAAGTGATGAAATAATAAATTTAGAAAACAAGCTTTTTCAAAATCAAAATATACAAGCAGAGAAAAACAGCTTAACAAAAGAGATTCAACAAACCCTTTTTAACCTAAAAAATGAGATTTTAAATCTAAACACTTCTGATAATAAACTTATAAATCAAATAATAGATAAACTTTTGAATATACAAAATCTTTTTTCAAAAGTCGAAATACCTTTTGATATGAAAAGTTTACAGCAAACAAATTTGCTTAATAATTTCCAAAGTAATTTTGCATCGAATATTAATAATCTGATTGTAAATTTAAAAGAGAGTATCGTAAATTTAAATTTGGAACCTCAAAATCTCAATCTTCATAACACTATTTTCAAAAATATCGAAAAACTTGAGACAATTGCACATAACTTATTGCAGCCTTCAAATTTAATTGATAAACAAACTAGCCAAAACTCCCTTCATAACGATATAAAAGCGGTACTTCTGCAAATGCAAGGCGAATTACAGACAAAAAGTGATTCAGATTCCGTAGAGTTGTCAAAACAAGTTGATAAAATGGTTACTCAAATTGAATATCATCAATTATTATCCATAACATCAAACAGCAATAACGTATATCTGCCCTTTATCTGGGATATGTTAGATGATGGCACAATATCAATGAAAAAATTAGAGGAAGAGAAGTTTTATTGTGAAATCAATCTTTCATTAAAAGAGTTCGGTCAAACAAGACTTCTTTTGGCTTTATACGACAAAAACAAACTTGATATGACTATATATGTCTCAAAAGAGAGCTTCAAACAAACTTTTAGAGAAAATTTGACAAAATTAAAACAAGCACTTAACTCGGCAAATTTAATTCCCGTTGATATTAAAATTATTGATATGAAAAGAGAAAGACAAACAGGAGAAAACAAACAAAACATCAATCCTTACGGTCAAAATCAAGATTTAAATACGGGCTTTAATATAAGGGTTTAA
- a CDS encoding EscU/YscU/HrcU family type III secretion system export apparatus switch protein, with amino-acid sequence MKKNNLQKAVALGYDIQTDAAPKVIAKGSGALANNIIKIAQENDIPIKKDEDLIELLSAIDIDKEIPDSMYKAVAEIFAFIYDLTKNEREKKEKEK; translated from the coding sequence ATGAAAAAGAATAATCTTCAAAAAGCTGTTGCACTTGGATATGATATTCAAACAGATGCCGCTCCTAAAGTTATAGCAAAAGGAAGTGGAGCCTTAGCAAATAATATAATAAAAATAGCCCAAGAAAATGATATTCCTATAAAAAAAGATGAAGATTTAATCGAGCTCTTGTCTGCAATCGATATTGATAAAGAGATACCCGACAGTATGTATAAAGCGGTTGCAGAGATATTTGCTTTTATTTATGATTTAACAAAAAATGAAAGAGAAAAAAAAGAGAAAGAGAAATAA